A part of Liolophura sinensis isolate JHLJ2023 chromosome 1, CUHK_Ljap_v2, whole genome shotgun sequence genomic DNA contains:
- the LOC135481980 gene encoding glutathione S-transferase 3, mitochondrial-like isoform X1, which yields MEIILNFEPDYGYVVIVVALSWVFLNWLGMNVVWARHIFNVPYPTMYSSHSDIFNCYQRAHQNTLEYYPLFIVLLLLGGLQFPKVSALSGLIWIAGRVAYAKGYYTGNPDKRMRGVFGYVGLIVLFINTIIFALKLLQWI from the exons ATGGAGATAATCCTGAACTTTGAGCCAGATTATGGCTACGTGGTCATCGTGGTCGCCTTGTCTTGGGTTTTCCTAAACTGGCTTGGTATGAATGTTGTATGGGCGAGACATATTTTCAATGTACCG TACCCAACCATGTACAGCTCGCACTCGGACATTTTCAACTGTTATCAGAGAGCCCACCAGAACAC TTTGGAGTATTATCCTCTGTTCATTGTACTGCTGCTATTAGGAGGATTGCAGTTTCct AAAGTCAGTGCTCTGTCAGGTTTGATCTGGATTGCAGGCAGAGTTGCTTATGCCAAAGGATATTACACCGGAA ATCCAGACAAGAGGATGCGTGGCGTTTTTGGCTATGTCGGTCTCATCGTTCTATTCATCAACACCATCATCTTCGCTCTGAAACTGCTACAGTGGATTTAG
- the LOC135481980 gene encoding glutathione S-transferase 3, mitochondrial-like isoform X2: protein MTNIVVSGDYGYVIFVCIASIFLLLWLSNQVMKARKMYEVSYPTMYSSHSDIFNCYQRAHQNTLEYYPLFIVLLLLGGLQFPKVSALSGLIWIAGRVAYAKGYYTGNPDKRMRGVFGYVGLIVLFINTIIFALKLLQWI, encoded by the exons ATGACGAACATAGTTGTTAGTGGAGACTATGGTTACGTAATATTTGTGTGCATTGCGAGTATATTCCTTTTGCTATGGCTGTCAAATCAAGTGATGAAGGCACGGAAAATGTACGAGGTCTCG TACCCAACCATGTACAGCTCGCACTCGGACATTTTCAACTGTTATCAGAGAGCCCACCAGAACAC TTTGGAGTATTATCCTCTGTTCATTGTACTGCTGCTATTAGGAGGATTGCAGTTTCct AAAGTCAGTGCTCTGTCAGGTTTGATCTGGATTGCAGGCAGAGTTGCTTATGCCAAAGGATATTACACCGGAA ATCCAGACAAGAGGATGCGTGGCGTTTTTGGCTATGTCGGTCTCATCGTTCTATTCATCAACACCATCATCTTCGCTCTGAAACTGCTACAGTGGATTTAG
- the LOC135481992 gene encoding uncharacterized protein LOC135481992, translated as MDTKPLLCMVVVVIATVHAQIAPTQIPLKWHWSQFPNPQNEFGRCGRNKPSYICDPNHLISYKGANAIDRLINQTLTDSTCPCGAQSCIRSKRSGYQIAVAIVPEFYTSYNGSNPDRLLLETRRFAYGIYSRRWSFGVCGEWVLLFYTQQQNIVYTLTGRLARSTLNDALLEQITLDARHFFAAGPQRNITQGLLQMVEDFRNVFLTRYQRRPFVRAARLYRRT; from the exons ATGGACACCAAACCATTACTGTGCATGGTCGTCGTTGTCATAGCAACAGTCCACGCCCAGATTGCGCCCACCCAGATACCACTGAAATGGCACTGGAGCCAATTCCCTAATCCTCAAAACGAGTTTGGACGCTGTGGGAGGAATAAGCCATCTTACATCTGCGATCCGAATCATCTCATCTCCtacaagggag CTAACGCCATCGACAGACTGATAAACCAGACTCTAACTGATTCGACATGTCCGTGTGGTGCTCAGTCCTGTATCCGCTCCAAACGAAGTGGCTACCAGATAGCCGTGGCCATCGTGCCAGAATTCTATACAAGTTACAA TGGGTCAAACCCTGATAGATTGCTGCTGGAGACGCGCCGGTTCGCATATGGTATATACAGCAGGAGGTGGAGTTTTGGTGTGTGCGGAGAGTGGGTTCTTCTCTTCTACACACAGCAACAGAACATC GTTTATACTCTGACTGGACGACTGGCTCGATCCACGCTCAACGACGCTTTACTGGAACAGATCACATTGGATGCCAGACATTTCTTCGCCGCAGGACCCCAGAGAAACATCACACAGGGTCTTCTGCAGATGGTTGAGGACTTCAG GAACGTGTTTCTCACCAGATATCAAAGACGACCGTTTGTCCGTGCTGCCCGATTATACAGGAGGACATAG